In one Prochlorococcus marinus XMU1404 genomic region, the following are encoded:
- the queF gene encoding preQ(1) synthase, whose protein sequence is MSTAKLDDSTQRPLYGERIIEESKIICFDNPNKKRIYEVSIQLPEFTCKCPFSGYPDFAKLNIIYQPNLKVYELKSLKLYINNFRDIKISHEEVVNRIMDDLVNEGSPHWIHLNAAFNPRGNVSMQLDIFSGQKKN, encoded by the coding sequence ATGAGTACAGCTAAATTAGATGATTCGACACAAAGACCACTTTATGGTGAGAGAATTATTGAAGAATCAAAAATAATTTGTTTCGATAATCCAAATAAGAAAAGAATTTATGAAGTTTCTATCCAGTTACCTGAATTTACTTGTAAGTGCCCCTTTTCTGGTTATCCAGATTTTGCAAAGCTCAATATTATTTATCAACCTAATTTGAAAGTCTATGAGTTGAAGTCTTTAAAGCTTTATATTAATAATTTTAGAGATATAAAAATATCACATGAGGAAGTTGTTAATAGAATTATGGATGATTTAGTGAATGAAGGCTCACCTCACTGGATACATTTAAATGCGGCATTTAACCCTAGAGGGAATGTTTCTATGCAGTTAGATATTTTTAGTGGACAGAAAAAAAATTAA
- a CDS encoding cytochrome c biogenesis protein ResB — MIIFKNLILKISSLRFAISLIIFIAISSGIGTFIPQGNNYKFYIDNFDSAPIFGFLDGEKVLKLQLDHVYTSFWFLFTLILLCISLAACSFRRQIPSLKASLKWIEYKSEKKFSKLQLTTSHPIDQNGDHISKVDLLLKKKGWKTYKLKSHISARRGLIGKIGPLVVHIGLIVLLIGSAYGSFTSQSKEEYLLPGESLDLVNESTNSKANIELVDFSIERESDGVPKQFISKLNFSSEDLNLNEIKTAKVNHPIRFKGLTIYQADWAISNIVLEIDNILYQLQLKEIPEIGNQIWGVLIELGSETKKNFLLTIDNENGPLKISNIENLSGNNLYINDNSLEVNSSKLSLKKIIPSSGLIIKNDPSIPFIYFSFILIIFGTIISLIPTNQLWILVNQESQRLYIGGLSNKNLVGFKKEFFKISEEIKNF, encoded by the coding sequence ATGATTATTTTTAAGAATCTAATTTTAAAAATATCAAGTTTAAGATTTGCCATATCACTGATAATCTTCATAGCCATTTCAAGTGGCATAGGTACTTTTATACCTCAAGGTAATAATTATAAATTCTATATTGATAATTTCGATAGTGCTCCAATTTTTGGATTTTTAGATGGAGAAAAAGTCTTAAAACTTCAATTGGATCATGTATATACAAGCTTTTGGTTTTTATTTACATTAATTCTTCTTTGCATTTCGCTAGCTGCTTGTAGTTTCAGGAGGCAAATCCCTTCATTAAAAGCTTCATTAAAATGGATTGAATACAAGAGCGAAAAAAAATTTAGCAAATTGCAACTAACTACAAGTCACCCAATCGATCAAAATGGAGACCACATATCAAAAGTAGATTTATTACTTAAAAAAAAAGGATGGAAAACATACAAATTAAAAAGTCATATTTCTGCAAGAAGGGGGTTAATTGGAAAAATCGGACCTTTAGTTGTACATATCGGATTAATAGTCTTACTTATAGGTTCAGCATATGGAAGTTTTACAAGTCAATCAAAAGAAGAATATTTACTGCCTGGAGAAAGTTTGGATCTTGTTAATGAGAGCACAAACTCAAAAGCCAATATAGAGTTAGTCGATTTTTCTATAGAACGAGAAAGTGATGGAGTACCCAAACAGTTTATTTCAAAATTAAATTTTTCTTCTGAAGATCTAAATTTAAATGAAATAAAAACTGCCAAAGTTAATCACCCAATAAGGTTTAAAGGGTTAACTATTTATCAAGCTGATTGGGCGATATCAAATATAGTATTAGAAATTGATAATATCCTTTACCAATTACAGTTAAAGGAGATTCCTGAAATCGGAAATCAGATTTGGGGGGTTTTGATTGAACTAGGTTCAGAAACTAAAAAAAATTTCCTTTTAACCATAGATAATGAAAATGGACCACTTAAAATTTCAAATATAGAAAATCTTTCCGGGAATAATCTCTATATCAATGACAATTCTTTAGAAGTAAATTCTTCAAAATTATCTCTAAAAAAAATAATCCCCAGCAGTGGATTAATAATTAAAAATGATCCTTCTATACCATTTATTTATTTTTCTTTTATTTTAATAATTTTTGGAACAATAATAAGTCTTATTCCAACTAACCAATTATGGATTCTTGTAAATCAAGAATCACAAAGGTTATACATTGGAGGTCTTAGCAATAAAAATCTAGTTGGTTTTAAAAAAGAATTTTTTAAAATATCAGAAGAAATAAAAAATTTTTAA
- a CDS encoding cytochrome c biogenesis CcdA family protein, with amino-acid sequence MQNGLNDPGPFTIFLVFSAGLLTSLGPCSISLLPITIAYIGGTEKNKFKLISFSGGVVFSLVALGAASGFLGRIYGQIPSYYTSVVALIAIIMGLNLLGILKFQFPNGPDIKIIEDKIPTFIAPFAIGTTFGLASSPCITPVLATLLAWVSQAKNPTISIIFLFFFGIGQVTPLIVAGATAENLKQFLELRKFSQIIPTLSGIFLVSLGLLNLFSNWI; translated from the coding sequence ATGCAGAATGGTCTTAATGATCCTGGCCCATTTACTATATTTTTGGTTTTCAGCGCAGGTCTTTTAACTAGTCTTGGCCCATGTTCAATATCTTTACTACCAATCACTATTGCTTATATAGGAGGAACAGAGAAAAATAAATTTAAACTTATTAGTTTTTCAGGAGGAGTCGTTTTTTCACTTGTTGCTCTTGGTGCTGCTAGTGGATTCTTAGGTAGAATATATGGACAAATTCCATCTTATTACACTTCGGTAGTTGCCTTGATAGCAATAATAATGGGTTTAAATTTACTAGGGATTCTAAAGTTTCAGTTCCCGAATGGACCTGATATAAAAATCATTGAAGATAAAATTCCAACATTTATAGCACCTTTTGCGATAGGGACTACTTTTGGACTAGCTTCTTCACCTTGCATTACTCCAGTTTTAGCAACTCTTCTGGCTTGGGTATCGCAAGCTAAAAACCCGACAATATCTATTATTTTTTTATTTTTCTTTGGGATAGGCCAAGTAACTCCATTAATTGTTGCAGGAGCTACTGCAGAAAACTTAAAACAATTTTTAGAGCTTAGAAAATTTAGTCAAATAATTCCCACTTTAAGTGGGATATTTTTAGTTTCCCTAGGTTTATTAAATTTATTTTCAAATTGGATTTAA
- a CDS encoding FtsW/RodA/SpoVE family cell cycle protein, which produces MEISQEQIKYKRISKRKKTFNSNYKKNLIECILPLPWTIWPYEAKILIVLIGFWSILGICILGSSSWWVASREMGNWAYFLKKQIIWTIPGIGLFYFVLNTNIRNLLKFSRIIFYILFFLIFLTNITGITVNGSSRWIVVGFLRLQPSELIKPFLILEASNLFAHWNLIKNDKKLISIFSFGLLILLILKQPNLSTASLTGILFWVMGFCGGVKLSSLCSFASLGFITGCISILMNQYQKLRVTSFINPWKDQQESGFQLVQSLLAIGSGGLFGQGFGLSMQKLQYLPFMYTDFIFAIFAEEFGLLGCTLFLGFLAVFSLISLRISLKCRNNYTKLVAIGCGVLLTGQSIMHIAVATGSMPTTGLPLPFISYGGNSLIASFFIAGMLLRCSLESTGFIGMINTRKTLN; this is translated from the coding sequence TTGGAGATAAGTCAAGAACAAATAAAATATAAAAGAATTTCTAAAAGAAAAAAAACCTTTAATTCTAATTACAAAAAAAATTTAATAGAATGTATATTGCCCTTACCGTGGACAATATGGCCTTATGAGGCAAAAATCCTCATTGTCTTGATTGGATTTTGGTCAATATTAGGAATATGCATACTAGGATCATCAAGTTGGTGGGTAGCTAGTAGGGAAATGGGAAATTGGGCTTATTTCTTAAAAAAACAAATTATTTGGACAATTCCAGGCATTGGTCTTTTTTATTTCGTTCTAAATACGAACATTAGAAATCTATTAAAGTTTTCAAGAATTATTTTTTATATTTTATTTTTTTTAATTTTTCTAACCAACATTACTGGGATTACAGTGAATGGCTCTTCAAGATGGATAGTGGTAGGGTTTTTACGTCTGCAACCATCTGAATTAATAAAACCTTTTCTAATTCTTGAAGCTTCTAATCTTTTTGCTCATTGGAATCTGATAAAGAATGATAAAAAATTAATTTCAATATTCTCTTTTGGTTTATTAATTTTATTAATACTTAAACAGCCTAATTTAAGTACTGCATCATTAACTGGAATTCTTTTTTGGGTAATGGGTTTTTGTGGAGGCGTAAAACTTAGCTCTCTTTGCTCATTTGCTTCATTAGGATTCATAACTGGATGTATTAGTATCCTCATGAACCAATATCAAAAACTTAGAGTTACTTCATTTATTAATCCTTGGAAAGATCAACAGGAAAGTGGATTTCAATTGGTTCAGAGTTTATTAGCTATAGGTTCAGGTGGTCTATTTGGCCAAGGTTTTGGACTATCTATGCAAAAATTACAGTATCTACCGTTCATGTATACAGATTTTATTTTTGCCATTTTTGCAGAAGAATTTGGTTTGTTGGGTTGTACTTTATTCTTAGGATTTTTAGCAGTTTTCTCTTTAATAAGCCTAAGAATTAGTCTTAAGTGCAGGAACAACTATACAAAATTAGTCGCTATCGGATGTGGAGTATTGTTAACAGGTCAATCGATAATGCATATTGCTGTGGCAACTGGATCCATGCCTACTACAGGCTTACCACTACCTTTCATTAGTTATGGTGGAAATTCTTTAATAGCATCTTTTTTTATTGCAGGCATGTTACTGAGATGTTCATTAGAGTCAACAGGATTCATAGGTATGATTAATACACGAAAGACTCTTAATTAG
- a CDS encoding P-II family nitrogen regulator, which produces MKKIEAIIRPFKLEDVKIALVNSGIVGMTVSEVRGFGRQKGQVERYRGSEFTVEFLQKLKVEVVVEDEKVNSVIDAIAEAAKTGEIGDGKIFITSIDSVVRIRTGDKDEEAL; this is translated from the coding sequence ATGAAGAAAATTGAGGCAATCATACGTCCATTTAAACTGGAGGATGTAAAAATTGCATTAGTAAACTCTGGTATTGTTGGGATGACTGTCAGTGAAGTAAGAGGTTTTGGCAGGCAAAAAGGACAAGTTGAAAGATATCGAGGATCCGAATTTACTGTTGAATTCCTTCAAAAACTCAAAGTAGAAGTTGTTGTAGAAGATGAAAAAGTTAATTCAGTCATAGATGCAATTGCTGAAGCAGCAAAAACTGGAGAGATAGGCGACGGGAAAATATTCATCACATCAATTGATTCAGTTGTGAGAATTAGAACTGGCGACAAAGATGAAGAAGCTCTCTAA